In Thermodesulfobacteriota bacterium, one DNA window encodes the following:
- a CDS encoding cyclic nucleotide-binding domain-containing protein, translating to MGRKEYTMDRGLRVLGGVILIGAVFFYGGEYLSFTARIIALFVGIYSFVSGIINYCPLSNLIISEKRFRRRIEIATDIKVNSVKNLAFFNGFNEKEIGKILPYCKDVAYAKDESIITEGKEKGTLNIIYSGEVKVLKDITGGSAKTIAVLEDGDVFGEVSFFDNLPPSASIVAMTNTRILEISDLDFSKIIEEDKDLAIKMTMKILQICSTRIRSLNEQIVSMGKWWLNNRKWFHLE from the coding sequence TTGGGAAGAAAAGAATACACAATGGACAGAGGGCTTCGGGTTTTAGGGGGCGTAATACTTATTGGTGCTGTTTTCTTTTATGGGGGCGAGTATTTAAGCTTCACTGCCAGGATTATCGCCTTATTCGTTGGCATATACTCCTTTGTATCAGGAATAATTAACTATTGCCCTTTGAGCAATTTGATAATCTCAGAAAAGAGATTCAGAAGAAGGATAGAGATTGCCACGGATATTAAAGTCAATAGTGTAAAAAACTTGGCTTTTTTTAATGGTTTCAATGAGAAGGAGATTGGGAAGATTCTTCCCTATTGCAAGGATGTTGCTTATGCCAAAGATGAATCGATAATAACCGAAGGGAAAGAAAAAGGGACATTAAACATTATCTACTCAGGAGAAGTTAAGGTTTTGAAAGATATAACTGGGGGTTCAGCTAAGACCATAGCTGTTTTAGAAGACGGTGATGTCTTTGGAGAGGTGTCCTTTTTTGATAACCTTCCTCCTTCAGCTTCCATTGTTGCCATGACAAACACCCGTATTCTGGAAATCAGTGACCTGGATTTTTCTAAAATAATTGAGGAAGACAAGGACTTGGCTATAAAGATGACGATGAAAATATTGCAGATATGTAGTACAAGAATCAGGTCTCTAAATGAGCAGATTGTTTCTATGGGGAAATGGTGGCTAAATAACCGTAAGTGGTTTCATTTAGAGTAA
- the prfB gene encoding peptide chain release factor 2 (programmed frameshift): MGGEPKVLNDVQERFKELKKKMDDLRGHLDIAGINLRLGDIEKLMAKPDFWDDKERAQLVLKEGKALHNLVNQWEEQRKKVEDVGVLLELVEEESDEETVAEIEASLDRIEEEALEMEVKRMLGGENDFNNAIVSIHAGAGGTEAQDWAQMLMRMYLRWAESKGFKTEIIDYLGADEAGLKSVTFTMEGDYAYGLLKAEIGIHRLVRISPFDAGGRRHTSFASVFVYPDIEDEFDVDINDDELRIDTFRASGAGGQHVNKTDSAVRVTHLPTGIVVQCQNLRSQHKNKAMAMKVLKSKLYELELEKRAEEMSELHSNKKGIAWGSQIRSYILHPYRMVKDHRTNKEIGNVDAVLDGGIDQLIDAFLLSNKDHLQKSW; the protein is encoded by the exons ATGGGAGGAGAACCAAAAGTGTTAAACGACGTTCAAGAGAGGTTTAAAGAGCTGAAAAAGAAAATGGATGATCTTCGAGGCCATCTT GATATAGCCGGGATAAATTTACGTTTAGGGGATATAGAAAAGTTGATGGCAAAACCTGATTTTTGGGACGATAAAGAAAGGGCACAGCTGGTTTTAAAAGAGGGTAAAGCTCTTCATAATCTGGTAAATCAGTGGGAAGAGCAGAGAAAGAAAGTTGAGGATGTGGGAGTCCTCCTGGAACTTGTAGAAGAGGAGAGTGATGAAGAAACTGTTGCTGAGATCGAAGCAAGCCTTGACAGGATAGAAGAAGAGGCATTGGAGATGGAGGTCAAGCGGATGCTGGGAGGAGAGAATGATTTTAATAATGCTATTGTTAGCATTCATGCCGGGGCTGGTGGTACTGAAGCCCAGGATTGGGCACAGATGTTAATGAGGATGTATTTACGATGGGCTGAAAGTAAGGGGTTTAAGACAGAGATTATAGATTACCTGGGTGCCGATGAGGCAGGGCTAAAGAGTGTAACCTTTACTATGGAGGGAGATTATGCTTACGGTCTTCTGAAAGCAGAAATAGGGATACACAGGCTGGTTAGGATATCACCTTTTGATGCTGGTGGGAGGCGGCATACCTCATTTGCCTCTGTATTCGTATACCCTGACATTGAAGATGAGTTCGATGTGGATATAAATGATGATGAGCTAAGAATTGATACATTTCGAGCCAGCGGAGCTGGTGGGCAACATGTCAATAAAACCGATTCGGCAGTGAGGGTTACACACCTCCCAACAGGTATTGTGGTACAGTGTCAGAATTTGAGGTCTCAGCATAAGAACAAGGCTATGGCAATGAAGGTTCTTAAATCCAAGCTTTACGAGTTGGAGCTGGAAAAAAGGGCTGAGGAGATGAGTGAACTCCATAGCAATAAGAAGGGGATTGCATGGGGAAGCCAGATACGTTCTTACATACTGCATCCTTACAGGATGGTCAAGGACCATAGGACAAACAAAGAGATAGGTAATGTAGACGCTGTATTGGATGGAGGTATCGATCAGTTAATTGATGCCTTTTTACTTTCCAATAAGGATCATCTCCAAAAAAGTTGGTGA
- the lnt gene encoding apolipoprotein N-acyltransferase: protein MIKDKSSIASRDILLAVSSGLLLVTVFPRFNLEIIAWFSLIPLFYAIQGKRLHHSFYLGSITGFVFFLGLVYWVFVAVSRYGNLNCILSVFVLLLLVSYLSLFIGAFAFLVRYIESRIGLKEVTTAPFIWVSLEYVRSFLFTGFPWESLGYSQFLILPLIQVSDITGVYGISFLIVLVNALLFNISYCRFSKNEQRFYKEAAFTFLLLMIAFSYGGWRLSDVSDKAQTFSDIKVALIQGNIDQSRKWDPAFQDSTFKIYRDLSYQAAKSSPSLIVWPEAATPFFFQSYDKYRNLIIDISKETDSYLLFGSPAYKESRGKIEYFNSAFLISPDNDLFGRYDKIHLVPLGEYVPFGKYLYFIDKIVEGIGDFSSGKRVEPLEFPMGRLGVFICYEGIFPDLVRKFVKKGANVLVNITNDAWFGETSAPYQHLSMVTFRAVENRVFVARAANTGISSFIDATGKIRATTEIFTKGFLVDRVPLVEIHTFYTRYGDIFARICLGITLILIIVTRKGFKESRGQGFK, encoded by the coding sequence GTGATCAAGGATAAATCATCTATAGCATCGAGAGACATATTACTTGCTGTATCTTCTGGTTTATTGCTCGTTACTGTATTTCCCAGGTTTAATCTGGAAATAATTGCCTGGTTTTCGCTTATCCCATTGTTCTATGCAATTCAGGGAAAGAGACTGCACCATAGTTTTTATCTGGGGTCAATCACTGGTTTTGTATTCTTTTTGGGTCTGGTATACTGGGTTTTCGTTGCGGTTTCTCGTTATGGCAACCTTAACTGTATACTCAGTGTTTTTGTTCTACTGCTTCTTGTATCTTATTTAAGTCTTTTCATTGGTGCTTTTGCATTCTTGGTAAGATATATTGAGAGCAGGATTGGTTTAAAGGAAGTCACTACAGCCCCATTTATCTGGGTTTCTTTAGAATATGTCAGGTCTTTCCTGTTTACAGGTTTCCCCTGGGAGAGTTTGGGATACTCCCAGTTTTTAATTCTGCCCCTTATCCAGGTTTCTGATATTACTGGGGTCTATGGGATAAGTTTCTTAATTGTCTTAGTAAATGCTCTATTGTTTAATATATCTTACTGCCGGTTTTCAAAGAATGAGCAAAGGTTTTATAAAGAGGCTGCCTTTACCTTTCTTCTCTTGATGATAGCTTTTAGTTACGGAGGGTGGCGGCTATCTGATGTCAGTGATAAGGCTCAAACATTCTCAGATATAAAGGTTGCGCTTATACAGGGTAATATCGATCAGAGCAGGAAATGGGATCCTGCATTTCAGGACAGTACCTTTAAAATATACAGAGACCTGAGTTATCAGGCTGCTAAGTCCAGTCCCAGTCTGATTGTTTGGCCGGAGGCGGCCACCCCCTTTTTCTTCCAATCTTATGATAAGTATAGGAATCTGATCATTGATATCTCTAAAGAAACTGATTCATACCTTCTGTTCGGAAGTCCTGCCTATAAGGAGAGTAGGGGGAAGATAGAGTATTTCAACAGTGCCTTTTTAATTTCACCTGATAACGATCTGTTTGGGAGGTACGATAAGATCCATTTAGTTCCTTTGGGTGAGTATGTCCCCTTTGGTAAGTATCTGTATTTTATTGATAAGATTGTTGAAGGGATCGGTGATTTTTCCTCAGGTAAAAGGGTTGAGCCATTGGAATTTCCCATGGGAAGACTTGGCGTTTTTATATGTTATGAGGGCATTTTCCCTGACCTGGTTAGAAAATTCGTCAAAAAAGGGGCAAATGTTTTAGTAAATATAACCAATGATGCCTGGTTTGGAGAGACGTCCGCTCCATATCAGCATCTTTCTATGGTGACTTTTCGGGCAGTTGAAAACAGGGTCTTTGTAGCCAGGGCTGCCAATACAGGCATCAGTTCATTTATCGATGCTACGGGAAAGATAAGAGCTACAACAGAGATATTTACAAAAGGGTTTCTCGTAGACAGGGTTCCTTTAGTTGAGATCCATACCTTTTATACAAGATATGGAGACATTTTTGCCAGGATATGTTTGGGAATTACATTAATATTAATAATAGTCACGAGGAAAGGATTCAAGGAGTCAAGGGGTCAAGGATTCAAGTGA
- a CDS encoding ABC transporter ATP-binding protein, with the protein MNLQILESSNPNKRLLDIINLETHFITDQGTVRAVDEVSLHLDEGDTLGLVGESGCGKSVTALSIMRLIPNPPGKIAGGEAIFEGHDLFKLKEAEMRKIRGNKISMIFQEPMTSLNPVFKIGDQISEVIRLHQGVSKKDAIDISVSMLKLVGFPSPERRIKEYPHQMSGGMRQRVMIAMALSCKPKLMIADEPTTALDVTIQAQIMDLMSRLKAEMGMSIILITHDLGVIAESAESVAVMYAGKIVEYSNVVNLFGNPKHPYTKGLMTSLPRINGGGTGKKRLEVIPGMVPGLSDLPKGCRFSPRCKYVMPVCTEQNPILKEHTEGHLVSCWTYLS; encoded by the coding sequence TTGAACCTTCAAATCCTTGAATCCTCGAACCCGAATAAAAGATTACTTGATATTATAAACCTGGAGACACACTTCATCACAGACCAGGGGACTGTAAGGGCCGTTGATGAGGTGAGTTTACATCTGGATGAGGGAGATACCCTTGGCTTAGTAGGAGAATCAGGGTGCGGAAAGAGTGTAACTGCCCTCTCTATTATGCGATTGATCCCTAACCCGCCAGGAAAGATTGCGGGGGGTGAAGCAATTTTTGAAGGCCACGACCTCTTTAAGCTCAAAGAGGCTGAGATGCGTAAGATCAGGGGGAATAAGATATCCATGATATTCCAGGAGCCTATGACCTCTCTAAACCCCGTCTTCAAGATCGGAGATCAGATCTCAGAAGTTATAAGGCTTCATCAGGGTGTTTCAAAAAAAGATGCCATTGATATATCCGTGAGTATGTTAAAACTGGTTGGGTTCCCATCCCCGGAGAGAAGGATAAAGGAATATCCCCACCAGATGAGCGGAGGAATGCGGCAGAGGGTGATGATTGCTATGGCTCTATCATGTAAACCAAAATTAATGATTGCCGACGAACCGACTACCGCTCTTGATGTAACAATCCAGGCTCAAATTATGGATCTGATGAGTCGGCTTAAAGCAGAAATGGGGATGTCAATTATACTCATTACACATGACCTAGGAGTAATCGCAGAGTCTGCGGAGTCCGTGGCTGTTATGTATGCCGGTAAAATAGTAGAATATTCTAACGTAGTTAACCTTTTCGGAAACCCCAAACACCCCTATACCAAAGGGCTTATGACCTCATTGCCAAGAATAAATGGAGGCGGAACAGGCAAAAAAAGATTAGAGGTTATACCGGGAATGGTGCCCGGACTATCAGATCTCCCCAAAGGATGCAGATTTTCCCCAAGGTGCAAGTATGTTATGCCTGTGTGTACTGAACAGAACCCTATCCTAAAAGAGCACACAGAAGGACATCTAGTAAGCTGCTGGACGTACCTCTCTTAG
- a CDS encoding PAS domain S-box protein: MGKEELTLTKEYMKSLINCIVDPMVTTDLRGIITFLGEGTEEFLGYKNEEAIGRHISLFYKDGKEEAKRIMRALEKDGRIKNYEIVFISKDGREIPTLVSISFLRDAKGEITGTLGMARDISKMKRMEDALREREEFFSGTLNDMLTFVGVLEPTGKLIFVNNTPLLAAGIKLEDVVGKMFYDTYWWAYSEEAREVIKENIEACASGKTLVQEIQAHMADSLIWIEFSMHPIYDEKGKVKYLVPEGRDITERKRTENELKETRDFLERILESSTDSIVVTNMDGKITFANSGTKRMFGYGKEEVFETHISQYYAGGLEEAKRIGKIVKKEGRLHFGELDFIKKDRTPITLSMSYDLLRDKEGRAVGIVAIGKDVTEKKRIEIELRKIKDFLESVIEGSIDGITTLDNKGNITLASKGAEEMLGYKRGNILDTHISKYYVGGMGEARKIMKLVRKEGKLRNYETALITKDGRTIPISVSVSFLRDDKGEIISSLGIYKDITENKKLQKELEKLSITDNLTGLYNQRHFYNELKREVERAKRLKHPLSLLLFDVDRFKYYNDTYGHLEGDKVLYEVGKVVANSIRENVDSGYRYGGDEFVVVLPETDKDQALPVAERIRTSFNNNGLVDVTFSIGLVEYRLEYDLETFVRHADNAMYTAKRLGGDRITIHE; the protein is encoded by the coding sequence ATGGGAAAAGAAGAATTAACACTGACTAAAGAGTACATGAAAAGTCTGATAAATTGTATAGTAGATCCTATGGTGACTACGGATTTAAGGGGGATAATAACCTTCTTGGGGGAAGGGACAGAAGAATTTTTGGGCTACAAGAACGAAGAGGCGATTGGGAGGCATATATCGCTATTCTATAAAGATGGTAAAGAAGAGGCAAAAAGGATAATGAGGGCATTGGAGAAAGATGGGAGGATAAAGAACTATGAGATAGTCTTTATATCCAAGGATGGGAGAGAAATCCCCACCTTGGTTTCTATATCCTTCTTAAGAGATGCTAAAGGCGAGATAACAGGTACACTGGGGATGGCCAGAGACATCTCGAAGATGAAAAGGATGGAGGATGCCCTGCGGGAGAGGGAAGAGTTCTTTTCTGGCACCTTGAACGACATGCTGACTTTTGTTGGCGTTTTGGAACCCACTGGAAAACTTATATTTGTAAACAATACGCCTCTGCTTGCTGCTGGAATCAAACTGGAAGATGTTGTGGGAAAGATGTTTTATGATACCTATTGGTGGGCATACTCCGAGGAAGCAAGAGAAGTGATTAAGGAAAATATAGAGGCATGTGCTTCAGGAAAGACATTGGTCCAAGAGATTCAAGCCCATATGGCTGACAGCCTGATTTGGATCGAATTTAGTATGCACCCGATTTATGATGAAAAGGGAAAAGTTAAATATTTAGTGCCTGAGGGACGTGATATCACCGAGCGGAAGCGGACGGAGAATGAGTTAAAGGAGACAAGGGATTTTCTGGAGAGAATCTTAGAGAGTTCAACAGATTCCATAGTTGTTACTAATATGGATGGAAAGATCACCTTTGCAAATAGTGGGACAAAGAGGATGTTTGGTTATGGAAAGGAGGAGGTATTTGAGACCCATATATCACAGTATTATGCTGGCGGATTGGAGGAGGCAAAGAGAATCGGTAAGATTGTCAAGAAAGAAGGCAGGCTGCATTTTGGAGAATTAGACTTTATCAAAAAAGACAGGACGCCCATTACCCTTAGTATGTCCTATGATCTTTTAAGAGACAAAGAGGGTAGAGCGGTTGGGATAGTCGCAATAGGTAAGGATGTAACAGAAAAGAAGAGGATAGAAATAGAGTTAAGGAAAATAAAGGACTTTTTAGAGAGTGTTATTGAGGGATCAATAGACGGGATTACTACACTGGATAACAAAGGTAATATTACCCTTGCTAGTAAAGGGGCAGAGGAAATGCTGGGTTATAAGAGGGGAAATATCCTGGATACTCATATATCGAAGTATTATGTTGGGGGAATGGGGGAAGCAAGGAAGATAATGAAGCTGGTACGCAAAGAAGGGAAATTGAGAAATTACGAAACTGCCCTTATAACAAAGGATGGTCGCACTATCCCTATAAGTGTTTCTGTCTCATTTTTACGGGATGATAAAGGAGAAATTATAAGCAGCCTTGGGATTTATAAAGACATCACTGAAAATAAAAAGCTGCAAAAAGAATTAGAAAAGCTCTCAATAACAGACAACTTAACAGGGCTCTATAACCAGAGGCATTTCTATAATGAATTGAAGAGAGAGGTAGAGAGGGCTAAGCGGCTCAAACATCCCCTTTCTCTGTTATTATTCGATGTCGATAGGTTTAAGTATTACAATGATACGTATGGTCATTTAGAAGGCGATAAGGTTTTATATGAGGTTGGAAAGGTAGTTGCTAATAGTATCCGTGAAAATGTTGATTCAGGATACAGGTATGGCGGGGATGAATTTGTAGTTGTCTTGCCGGAGACTGACAAAGATCAGGCATTACCAGTTGCTGAAAGGATAAGGACATCCTTTAATAATAATGGATTGGTTGATGTCACTTTCAGTATTGGTTTGGTTGAATACCGCTTAGAATATGACCTGGAAACATTCGTTAGGCATGCGGATAATGCCATGTACACTGCGAAACGATTAGGTGGCGATAGAATAACTATCCATGAGTAA
- the hemC gene encoding hydroxymethylbilane synthase, whose amino-acid sequence MVKDRIRLGTRSSRLALWQANWVKEQLEKRYPSIQCSLEKIKTRGDKITDVPLAKVGGKGLFLKEIEDALLDDRIDIAVHSMKDVPTVLPEGLIIKAITEREDFRDALISRDNIKLGDLPLNSRIGTSSLRRQAQLLHFCKSFHVVALRGNLDTRLKKLKTHPLDAIIVAAAGLKRMGWEDRISEFIPPEIMLPAIGQGSLGIEIRVDDDKSNEIVDFLNSPDSETSIIAERTFLKRLEGGCQVPIAALAEINDGVLALCGIVGSIDGRVILRDSVEGDPNNPVILGEKLAEKLLAKGAGEILREVRPAAY is encoded by the coding sequence ATGGTAAAGGATAGAATACGGCTCGGTACACGTTCAAGCCGGCTTGCATTATGGCAGGCGAATTGGGTAAAGGAACAGTTAGAGAAGAGATACCCGAGTATACAGTGCAGCTTGGAAAAGATAAAGACCAGAGGAGATAAAATCACAGATGTTCCATTAGCAAAAGTGGGGGGTAAGGGGCTTTTTTTAAAAGAGATTGAAGATGCCCTCTTAGATGATAGGATAGATATTGCGGTTCATAGTATGAAAGATGTCCCTACGGTTTTGCCAGAGGGCTTAATTATAAAGGCAATAACAGAAAGAGAAGATTTCAGAGATGCTCTGATCTCAAGGGATAATATAAAACTTGGAGACTTGCCTCTAAATTCCAGGATAGGAACGAGCAGCTTGAGGAGGCAGGCACAACTTCTGCATTTCTGCAAAAGTTTTCACGTGGTAGCCCTGAGGGGTAATCTGGACACAAGGTTGAAAAAGTTAAAGACCCATCCTCTGGATGCCATTATTGTGGCTGCCGCAGGGTTAAAACGGATGGGTTGGGAAGATAGAATCTCAGAGTTTATCCCGCCCGAGATTATGCTTCCAGCTATAGGGCAGGGGTCTCTTGGGATTGAAATCCGGGTTGATGATGATAAGAGCAATGAGATTGTAGATTTTCTGAATTCTCCTGATTCGGAAACCTCAATTATAGCAGAGAGGACATTCCTGAAAAGGTTAGAGGGAGGCTGTCAGGTTCCAATAGCTGCCCTGGCTGAAATCAATGACGGGGTTTTAGCTCTTTGTGGTATAGTAGGCAGTATAGATGGCAGAGTAATATTAAGAGACAGCGTGGAAGGAGATCCTAATAATCCGGTTATATTGGGTGAGAAACTGGCTGAAAAGCTGTTGGCTAAGGGGGCAGGAGAGATTCTAAGAGAGGTACGTCCAGCAGCTTACTAG
- a CDS encoding methylmalonyl-CoA mutase family protein — MEDKFEKLAKAYKEGASRLKTWSGFEVKEVYKPEDVEGIDYNKDIGPPGKYPFTRGIHSDMFRGRIWTKREVCGYGTPEDVNGRVKYLIEQGQTGLNVIFDLPTNFGIDSDHPFAEGDVGVLGMPYNSLVDMEKLMEGIPMETVSMSLIASSCSAPVVMSQYVALGKKRGLDISKFRGTIQNDPAHHYYSGYRDKFLPIDVMVENAIDIVEYCARYMPSWYTMNINMYDLREQGINAAQEIAFGSAFGIDYVKKSLERGLDIDSFAPRIAFYCSAHIDFFEEIAKLRAARRLWARIMKERFGAKDPRSWKFKFGVHTAGCSLVPQQPLNNIIRVAYEAMAAVLGGVQSLHCCSYDEPICLPTEQSHRLALRTQQVLAYETGVASVADPLAGSYYIENLTNRIEEEAVSIMNEIEEMGGMIAAVKRGWYEKEIEKASLEYQKEVETKERLVVGVNEFTIPPEEDTKEEVHVTPPESITKQIANVKKLKETRNKERVKKQLDILYRMAQEKEKRENLLPFIIDATSSYATIGEILGTIRMANGLSYDPLDIVKPPF, encoded by the coding sequence ATGGAGGACAAGTTTGAAAAACTCGCAAAGGCATATAAAGAGGGGGCGAGTCGACTTAAAACATGGTCGGGATTTGAAGTAAAAGAGGTTTATAAGCCCGAGGATGTAGAAGGGATTGATTACAATAAGGACATAGGCCCCCCTGGTAAATATCCTTTTACGCGGGGGATACACTCCGATATGTTCAGGGGGAGAATCTGGACTAAACGGGAGGTCTGTGGCTACGGTACTCCTGAAGACGTTAATGGTAGGGTTAAGTACCTGATTGAACAGGGGCAGACAGGGTTAAACGTGATCTTCGATTTGCCTACAAATTTTGGAATTGATTCTGACCACCCCTTTGCTGAAGGGGATGTCGGGGTCCTCGGTATGCCATACAACTCATTGGTCGATATGGAAAAGCTGATGGAAGGTATCCCCATGGAGACAGTGAGCATGTCTCTTATTGCCTCATCATGTAGCGCACCTGTGGTAATGTCTCAGTACGTGGCACTGGGCAAGAAAAGGGGATTAGATATATCGAAGTTTAGGGGTACTATCCAGAATGATCCTGCCCACCACTATTACAGCGGGTACAGGGACAAATTTTTACCTATAGATGTAATGGTCGAAAATGCGATAGATATTGTAGAGTACTGTGCGAGATACATGCCATCATGGTATACGATGAATATAAATATGTACGACTTGCGTGAACAGGGGATAAATGCTGCCCAGGAGATTGCCTTTGGTTCAGCTTTTGGCATTGATTACGTGAAGAAAAGTTTAGAGCGGGGGCTGGATATAGATAGTTTTGCACCCAGGATTGCCTTTTACTGTTCTGCCCACATAGACTTCTTTGAAGAGATAGCAAAGCTCCGGGCTGCACGGAGGCTATGGGCAAGAATCATGAAGGAGAGGTTCGGGGCAAAAGACCCAAGGTCATGGAAGTTCAAATTCGGTGTTCATACTGCTGGCTGTTCACTCGTTCCCCAACAGCCTTTAAATAATATAATTCGAGTGGCATACGAAGCTATGGCTGCTGTTCTCGGTGGGGTGCAATCACTCCACTGCTGTTCCTACGATGAACCTATCTGCCTCCCTACTGAGCAGTCTCACAGACTGGCATTGAGAACCCAGCAAGTCCTGGCATATGAAACAGGGGTAGCAAGCGTGGCTGATCCCCTGGCAGGCTCTTATTACATTGAAAACCTCACCAACAGGATTGAAGAAGAAGCAGTAAGCATTATGAACGAGATTGAAGAGATGGGTGGTATGATAGCGGCGGTAAAGAGAGGTTGGTATGAAAAGGAGATAGAAAAGGCATCACTAGAGTATCAGAAAGAGGTAGAAACTAAGGAACGACTTGTCGTCGGGGTAAATGAATTTACCATACCACCTGAAGAGGATACAAAAGAGGAGGTTCATGTAACCCCGCCTGAATCAATCACAAAACAGATAGCGAATGTGAAAAAGCTTAAGGAAACAAGAAACAAGGAAAGGGTTAAGAAACAGTTAGACATTTTATACAGGATGGCACAGGAGAAAGAAAAAAGGGAGAATCTGCTTCCCTTCATAATAGATGCTACATCTTCCTATGCTACTATAGGTGAAATCTTGGGGACTATCAGGATGGCAAACGGATTGAGTTATGATCCCCTTGATATAGTGAAACCGCCGTTTTAG
- a CDS encoding cobalamin B12-binding domain-containing protein, which translates to MNLKKKTKVLIAKVGLDGHDRGARVISQMLRDKGMEVVYTGTLQTPHTVVKTAEEEDVDVIGLSFLAGGHIPHTKSIINLLNEKKLDNILIILGGVIPKQDIPILKELGVSEVFRADSGVESIVKHIQENTRCNPTRNS; encoded by the coding sequence ATGAATTTAAAGAAAAAAACAAAGGTTTTAATTGCCAAGGTTGGGTTAGATGGTCACGACAGGGGTGCCAGGGTGATAAGCCAGATGTTAAGAGATAAGGGGATGGAAGTGGTTTACACAGGAACACTTCAAACGCCTCACACGGTTGTTAAGACTGCCGAGGAAGAAGATGTGGACGTTATTGGGCTAAGCTTCTTAGCTGGAGGGCATATTCCCCATACCAAAAGCATAATAAACCTTCTTAATGAGAAAAAGCTGGACAATATACTTATAATACTTGGAGGGGTAATCCCAAAACAAGATATCCCCATCCTTAAAGAACTCGGTGTAAGTGAGGTCTTCAGGGCAGATTCGGGAGTAGAGTCCATTGTTAAACACATCCAGGAAAATACCAGATGTAACCCTACTCGTAACAGTTAA
- a CDS encoding CBS and ACT domain-containing protein gives MLVGDIISGKVITIKIKDDVKKAFELMKSKKIRHIPVLDGEKLVGIITNTDLRQVLIPSKSEGSEQTYYFTSKFSTVGEIMTKDPITVTPQTDVEEAAILLQHYKIGGLPVVEGDKLIGMITGTDILEVFIEIMGVIKYSSRVDVALGEDAEAFQNVSKIIRENGAEIISVGMSPHEGKEKRVYYFRLDTDDINSIAKAIEDNGYEVVSAVSG, from the coding sequence ATGTTAGTAGGAGACATAATATCGGGGAAAGTTATAACAATTAAGATTAAGGACGATGTTAAAAAGGCTTTTGAACTCATGAAGTCCAAAAAAATACGTCATATCCCGGTATTAGACGGCGAAAAACTCGTAGGAATCATAACGAACACTGATCTTCGCCAGGTTTTAATACCGTCAAAATCTGAAGGGTCAGAACAGACATACTATTTTACATCAAAATTCTCTACTGTGGGGGAGATTATGACAAAAGACCCTATTACAGTTACTCCCCAGACCGACGTGGAAGAGGCGGCAATACTTCTCCAGCATTATAAGATTGGAGGACTGCCTGTTGTGGAAGGGGATAAGCTGATTGGGATGATTACAGGGACCGATATATTAGAGGTATTTATAGAGATTATGGGAGTTATAAAATACAGCTCAAGGGTAGATGTAGCTTTGGGTGAGGATGCTGAAGCATTCCAAAATGTCTCTAAAATAATCAGAGAAAATGGTGCTGAAATTATAAGCGTTGGTATGTCACCCCATGAAGGAAAGGAAAAAAGGGTTTACTATTTCCGTCTGGATACAGATGACATAAACTCTATCGCCAAAGCTATTGAAGATAACGGCTATGAGGTAGTATCAGCAGTAAGTGGATAA
- the plsY gene encoding glycerol-3-phosphate 1-O-acyltransferase PlsY, translating to MTSLGILLVVFAYLFGSIPTGVILSRHFGKIDIRKEGSGNIGATNVYRTLGKTLGVLTLIGDVLKGMIPVITAIWLLKSEGWIGLTALSAFIGHIYPAFLKFKGGKGIATALGVFVIIVPWAILLAFLAFAGTLYKWRYVSLGSMVAVVSLPIWIIVLSYSSIYAIYSIIIACLVVYRHKENIQRLVRKEESRF from the coding sequence ATGACTTCCTTAGGAATACTCCTTGTTGTCTTTGCCTATCTTTTTGGATCCATACCTACGGGCGTTATACTTTCCAGACATTTTGGTAAAATAGATATCAGAAAGGAAGGTAGTGGAAATATAGGAGCAACCAATGTGTACAGAACTCTGGGAAAGACCCTGGGAGTATTAACCCTTATAGGGGATGTACTAAAGGGAATGATACCTGTAATCACTGCCATCTGGCTACTAAAATCAGAGGGCTGGATAGGTCTAACAGCCCTTTCAGCCTTCATCGGTCATATATACCCAGCTTTCCTGAAGTTCAAGGGTGGCAAGGGAATAGCTACAGCACTGGGTGTCTTCGTAATCATTGTTCCGTGGGCTATTTTATTGGCTTTTCTCGCATTTGCAGGCACGCTATACAAATGGAGATATGTATCTCTTGGTTCAATGGTAGCCGTAGTAAGTCTCCCCATCTGGATCATTGTCCTATCCTATTCAAGTATCTACGCTATTTATAGTATTATTATAGCCTGTTTAGTAGTCTACCGACATAAAGAGAATATTCAACGACTAGTAAGGAAAGAAGAATCTCGTTTTTAA